In Brassica napus cultivar Da-Ae chromosome A3, Da-Ae, whole genome shotgun sequence, the sequence ctcaaacacctcaccttggtGATGATATTTTGCCCTATCTCTACTTCTGCACGTAGGTTCTTGATTTTCCACCTACTCATCTTTGTGTTTCTATGTCCTTGTTTTGGCCTTTTGCAGGAACTGGTTTATCATTTTCTGGTAACGGAGGGGACAAGTAGACTTCTGAATTTACTGCCACCTTCTTTGATATCATCCCTTGAATCCGTTGAGATAGAAAGCCCGATTACGGATAAAGCAACGGAACTGGAGCTGGTTAGATATTTCTTAGAGAACTCGACAAGACTCGAGAAGCTTGTTCTACGTTTGAACCAATCTTGTCTGAGAAAACACAAGCCGGGTTTCCTGAAACAACTCATTGAATCTCCAAGATGCTCGGGTTTGTGTCAGTTTGTCATTCTGCACTGTTGAACTTGGATAATACTTTAAAGAGCAGTTAGTGATGTGGTttcaataatgaaaaaaaaaactatgatcTGAGTTTAAAGAGACCCACTTTcattttttgcttttaaaatgGTCAAAAGAATCCTCAAAACTGAAGCTTACAAAGTCTAAACCACAACTTAACTTGAGAGCTTATTTGATTGATAAGTGTAACTACTTGCAGATAGAGATTTGCTCTACGTTTTTCAAAAGCAATGAAacacagacaaaaaaaaaattcacttcaTCTTCTGCTCAGTGAAGAGGACATGGCGGTTGACACGAGGATCGTACTTGCGGAACTCAAGCTTCTCGAGAAGGCCCTTGCTACTCTTCCTCTTCACATAGAAGAATCCAGTTCCAGCTGCAGACACTAGACGGATGAACATGaacgtcttcttcctcttgtcCCCCATTTTTCTCACTCTTCAATACACTAAACCATAGAAACATCACTAAACATCAACAAATCTCAATTTTGATACTCATGCGACATAACAACCATAAAGATAACAATGCAATCACGAACTTTTCCAAAATTTCACAGAAAGGAGCAAACATAAACCCTAGATCATTCAATGCATCGATGAAATGAGCCAGAACTTAGGAAAATAAAAGCTTCCACGAATCCAAAACTGAGACAGTGAAATACACAGGAGATCAGACATGGCGGTGGAGCAGCAGAAACTTACCTAAGGCAGACGGCGACGAGACGGCAGCGATACGACGGCTGAGAGGAATCGATCGGGAGTGAGAAGAAGCTAAATACAGGGactaataataaaacaaaaaaaagcttTTATTAAGGCCCATTGATTATAAATGGGCTTTCAAACGCAGTATTTTAAGTTGATCTAATAGCCCAATAAGGCCCATCGTTCATTCAGCTACTCTCTCACCTGGttctgttctctctctctcatttcacGTTTGTAACTCAGTGGAGAAGAAAGATCCAAGTCGATCCGTTGAAAAAAAGGTACGACGATGATCATTGTCTGCTCTTAGATTCTACTGTCTATCttgaatttgatttttatttcggTGAACCGGGGAAGATTGCGATTGATTTTACCATTTCCCTTTGGATTcgggtttagggatttcgaaTTTTCCGAGCTATGTCGAGTGCGGTGGATGCTACCGGGAACCCGATCCCTACTTCCGCGGTGTTGACTGCTTCGGCCAAGCATATAGGTTTAAGATGTATGCCGGAGAACGTTGCTTTCCTCAAGTGCAAGAAGAATGATCCTAACCCCGAGAAGTGTCTCGACAAGGGTCGTGACGTCACTCGCTGCGTGCTTGGCTTGTACGTGTTTCTTAAAAGCTCAATTCTTTGATTTGGTTGTGATGAAGATAAATGAGTATCAAATGGTTGGTTTAGGGATTGATTCATTCTGCAGTGTGAAAGTTTACGATTTTCATTGAAGTGAGCATAGCTGCTTCAATGTCTTAACCACAGGCTTAGCTATATTCTTAGCCACGAGCATGAGGTCATTAGATAGTTTGGAACAGGGTAGATTAACTAGTAAGTGTTGTGTATTGTTTAGAGTCCAGTAGAACTATCTGTGCCATGCATTTTCTTGTTATGATATTCTTGAAACTGGCACACACCAAGTATTAGAGTAGCCTTTTGTGTTCACTAGGCATGATAGAAACAGATTCATACATTGCTTCTGTTGACATCTTCTCattgtcttctttttttcctaagctaaaatttgttaaaatgcCAACTGCTTTCTTTGGAATGTTGGTTTAAGACTCCAGTTTTGTTGTTTACTCTTGTACAATGATTCAATGCTATGATTGTATCAATCAAAAAGATTTTGAACCTATCAAACTCACTGTGTTTCATTAATGATGTTGATTCCACCACATTGCTATATTATTCAGTTTTGTTGATGGTTTGGTGTTGCAGGTTGAAGGATCTACACCAGAAGTGCCAGAAGGAGATGGATGACTATGTTGGGTGTATGTATTACTACACAAACGAGTTTGATCTGTGTAGGAAAGAGCAAGAAGCCTTCGAGAAAGTGTGTCCTCTGAAATGAGAAATCACAAGTTATTGTCAATGTTTTAATTTGCAATCTCCTAATAAAGCAAAATGTTCATTTTTGAATGAGCTtaactctctcttctttttattgttgtcatcaacatttctttcatctcaaatgctTTCGTAGCGAGTTATCAAACACAACTAAAATGACAATTTTGGTTATTCAATCAGCTCATAATGGATTTCCCGGGTTATAATCTGTGTTTGTGAGCTTTATCAGTTACCTTACTTGACAGTTGACGCTACTAGTGTTTGTAAGATTTTTCATTCAGTTTCATCTAGACTTTGTCGAATGGTGCCTGAGACAAAGGGAAGACAGGCAGCGAAATAAGCGGGAAGAAACAATCAAATCTATAGGAACTTTATCAAAAGAGCTTGTTCGGTTGTTCCTGTGGTGAGCTCAAGGGTGGAGTGCAGTAAAATAGTATGAGGATTTTGTTCGAGTGTTTTGAGAATATGTTGCTTGTCCATCATTGTTAAATGTTCACATTAAGCAATTAATAATCTTAGTAGAGTTTGAtaactttatttattattctggcCAGGACGGACAAGTGGACAAGTATAATTCACCAGCCACCATCACTTGAACTCATTTTCTCAAGATTTAATACTTTTGTGTACATTTTTAGAATAGTATAGAGCTCTTCATGATGATGTAGAGTGCCTTGGAAGTTGTAAAGATgttagaaatagaaaaaaaaaaaaaaggtctgtCAGACTTTGTTATTAAGTATTAACACGAAAGAGAAGTGTATATTTTGATTACTCTGATAGCTTCAGAGTCTTTCGCTAACTAAATTATCTAATTACCCCAGCCTTCTCAGGTTCTATATTAATGACGTGGCACAATTGATCTGTGGGGCCCTGTGTTTTCCTTtccttttccattttttttagcTTTATTGAGTTTCTCTGCTATCTTCTCTCGATTTATTAGATCACTCGAAGAGTGGGTGGGTGAGGATCAAACATCAATGGCGTCTCCAACACCAACGAGAATCTCATTCCGTATACTGATCCTGATCGCTTTGATGGTGCTTCTATTCTACGTCGGCCGTCCTCTCTACTGGAAGATCTCCGCAACCATCCACGATATCCGCCACAACAAGCAATCCGTCAGAGAAGGTaacactctctctctcctatTGATTCTCTCATATCTTTCCTTATTACGATCGGTGCTGTTTGGATACAGGTATATCTCAGATCGTACAAGAGGCGCAGAGATCGGTGGGATGGTATCACGACGAGTCGGATTCGGGGTTCTTAGAGGCTCGTAGCAAGAAATCGAGAGTCTCAACCTCTCGGAGGCTTCTTTTCGCCGGTGATCAGTGAGAAAATTTCACCTTTGGTTTCTTCTAAATAATTTGTAGTACACTGTGTGTCTGTTGTATGCAATCTTTGCTCTATACGTCGACGTTTCGTAATTAGTATTCCGACAAGATGTTCTTAATAAGGTAGATATGAAACTATAAAAGAGAGCTTTGTGTATTTCTGTTTGTATAAGCTTTTGCTTGAAACTTGTTTACAGAGTAAGTGAAgataaaaatgaaacaaatataGTTCAGATAACATtaacaaataatagtttttgtaaaaaaaaattgaagaaaaatagaaagaacACAACAGCATGATCATCATAATAATATACATACACCATAGTACAACATCTTTCGAAGCAATACTGAACCTATATAAGATGTTTCATGAGTCTTTAGATGTTCCGAGAACAGTCTCCATGTGTCTATTAATATCGTTCAAATATCTTGTCGAGTTGTATTCTTCGTTATCCAATAGTTCTTCAGAGTAAGTCCTCTGCAGTTTGGAGTTTTGTCGTAGTTTTAGCTGGTCTAAACTGCCCTTGTCACCTCTAAAAATCTCAACAACCtgaatatatagatatatatatacacacttcATTATATTTGTTGCcaaattaataaagaaaattggTAACTAATTAATTGATGGAGTTGATTGTTTTAGTATGCATGCCTGATTCATGTGAGGCCGGTTCATGGAGGTTTGGTGTATGCACAAGGATGCTATGAAGACTAGACGTTCCAACTCTTCTAAGTCGTAGTCATCTCCCATAACCGGATCAACTAGTTGTTTGATCTTGTTCTCTTTGATCAATGGCTTGGCCTGCAAGAACATAAGTGGTGGCCATGTTAGTAATTTCACAACTAAATAGATATAACAATCTACTTCTTAATCAAGATCCAGGTTAAGGAAGTATGAGACAAGGAGTCCATCTAGCTAGGGTTTAAGAGAGGGTCAGACATCACATACCCACATAACAAGACTATGTTGTGCGCTGTCTAGGGCTTGTTTACCAGTAATGAGCTCAAGAAGCAGGACACCATAAGCATATACATCTGTTTTCTCGTCTACAATCCCATGCATAAAGAACTCCGGTGGAAGGTAACTGATCCATGAATTTATACGAGATTGTGTGAGATAATATGAAGCACAAGAGATGTGAATCTGCGTATATGATCTATATCTGTGACTGAGAGGATCCAAACCCGAATGTTCCTTCTATTTTCGACACGGTATGGTGAGTCCATTGGTCTGGTAACCATTTAGCCAGCCCGAAATCAGatatctaagaaaaaaaaaattaaaaaaatatgaatttaagTTCATTATTGACTCATGATCATACATTGAAAAGcctataaattagttttatctTCATAATTACCTGAGCCTCAAAGTTCTCAGTGAGAAGGATGTTAGAAGCTTTGATGTCTTTATGAATGATCCTTCTCTGACAACCTTCGTGGAGATAGTACAGTCCTTCTGCTGTTCCCACTGCCACTTTGTATCTTATGCTCCAACTCAACTTCTCTTTCGCCTCTACAGAATGTTACAAGGATCTTAATTAGGTTTTTGAATCATCAAAGTTATGACAAACAAGACCAACTAAATACATCACTGAAACCTATTTTCAGATGAATTTGCTTTTACTTAAAATATTTGTCTAGAAGTTCCATATAGTTTTTAAAGATTGCTTTGAAAACATGAGTTAGAAATAGATTTTATCACCATAGAGCAAAGAAGCGAGGCTTCCATTGGGAGATAGCTGAAGAACAAGATGCATTCCTCCTTcaacacaatatccaataagttTAGCAATGTTTGGATGATCTACATGAACTATGATCCCTAATTCCGACAGATAATCCATTGTCATCTCTTCCGCAGAGCCTCTAGTTAGTTTCTTTATTGCCACTATTTGCCCATCTGCCATCTGCCCCTTATATACTTCTGCATATCCTCCTTCTCCAATCAGATTCTCTGCCAAAAATAACCACAAATTTTCGTGTTATATTACTTCACATATGAACAAGTTGTTCTTTACAAGATTAGTGTTCAGACCACGGCTGTAGCCATTGGTAGCGGTTTGAATATCTTGGAGGGAGTAGTTTCTCCAGGAGGGTTTGAAGCAGAACAAGTCACCAGTGTCGAGAGAAGTAGCAGGTAGAACAGGGACCATGTTGTCTCTTATGCGTTTGCTCTTACGTCTGGTTAGTTTAGGGACTCCTTTAAGAGGTGTGTTGAATGGCATTGCGGATGATCCTTTCTTGAGCAAACGGACGAAACGACCTCTCCATTGACCGCTAGTGAGGCCTATATGGTGGTGGGAATGGTGATGATGAggttctgatgatgatgagtcTGACGTGCTCACCACGGGACATGATGTTCCAGATTCTATGCTCCTTGATAAGTCATCGTCTGATTCTGTTTGGTTGGGGTAGAGTTTTATGTTTTCTTGATTTGAACAGAATGATTGTAAATCTGATGCAGAGAAAAAGATTTTTCATGAAATCTTTTAGCACAAGGAACAAACAAGTAAGTGAAATCTGTATAACCTATTTTCACCTAATTACTAATTACCATGAGAAGAGAAAGAATCAGAGAAGCCAGCTCGAGATCTTCTTGTTGAGAAAGGACTTAGTTGTTTTCCACGATTATCAACGTCTACATCGCTGCGAGATCATATGTTTataccagaaaaaaaaatgagttgCATTATATATGAAATGACTTGCGAGACAAGGTACACAACCATTTGAAAATCTTGTTCTGCAAGCAACGTTAACAACATATGTCTCTGAAGACAATTAAACATTATCTCTAGATGTTTTATAAGGAAATTACCAGGAGGGAGACGAAGATGAGGTCGTCGTGGAAGCAAGAGTTTCTGAAGATTCTCTAACGCGCTCCATAGATTAATTGGAGACAGAAGATGAGACAAGGAAGGGAAATAGAAGAAATGACTaaggaaagagaagagagaaagacatgatcatttttgtttaatgttaGCACCTTATCTTCTCCGTTGTTATAACTGAAAATCCGCCTCTTCTCTTAGGGCCTTCTCCTTCCTTAATTTTAGATGAAACTAAAGTCCTATCTTTTTCTTCGAAAT encodes:
- the LOC106434112 gene encoding NADH dehydrogenase [ubiquinone] 1 alpha subcomplex subunit 8-B; the encoded protein is MSSAVDATGNPIPTSAVLTASAKHIGLRCMPENVAFLKCKKNDPNPEKCLDKGRDVTRCVLGLLKDLHQKCQKEMDDYVGCMYYYTNEFDLCRKEQEAFEKVCPLK
- the LOC106443187 gene encoding receptor-like cytosolic serine/threonine-protein kinase RBK2 codes for the protein MERVRESSETLASTTTSSSSPSCDVDVDNRGKQLSPFSTRRSRAGFSDSFSSHDLQSFCSNQENIKLYPNQTESDDDLSRSIESGTSCPVVSTSDSSSSEPHHHHSHHHIGLTSGQWRGRFVRLLKKGSSAMPFNTPLKGVPKLTRRKSKRIRDNMVPVLPATSLDTGDLFCFKPSWRNYSLQDIQTATNGYSRENLIGEGGYAEVYKGQMADGQIVAIKKLTRGSAEEMTMDYLSELGIIVHVDHPNIAKLIGYCVEGGMHLVLQLSPNGSLASLLYEAKEKLSWSIRYKVAVGTAEGLYYLHEGCQRRIIHKDIKASNILLTENFEAQISDFGLAKWLPDQWTHHTVSKIEGTFGYLPPEFFMHGIVDEKTDVYAYGVLLLELITGKQALDSAQHSLVMWAKPLIKENKIKQLVDPVMGDDYDLEELERLVFIASLCIHQTSMNRPHMNQVVEIFRGDKGSLDQLKLRQNSKLQRTYSEELLDNEEYNSTRYLNDINRHMETVLGTSKDS
- the LOC106434093 gene encoding 50S ribosomal protein L33-like; translation: MGDKRKKTFMFIRLVSAAGTGFFYVKRKSSKGLLEKLEFRKYDPRVNRHVLFTEQKMK
- the BNAA03G07400D gene encoding uncharacterized protein BNAA03G07400D, whose translation is MASPTPTRISFRILILIALMVLLFYVGRPLYWKISATIHDIRHNKQSVREGISQIVQEAQRSVGWYHDESDSGFLEARSKKSRVSTSRRLLFAGDQ